Part of the Planococcus plakortidis genome is shown below.
CGAGGTCGTGATGATAAAGCCGATCGTCTCAAACAATAGAATATAAAGAAAAATCATGGCAAATACAGCGGCAATGACCCCTAGTTCTTTTTTCGGGATATTGCGTTTTGCCTTCTCTGCATCCGTTTCCACTACACGGGAAAAGAACAGGAAGACCGACAGCACCAATAACAAGATGCCCAAGCCCTTCGGAATGACATCCGCATCGATCGGGGCATATTCGTAATTGGGCAATTGAAAACTTAAATACAA
Proteins encoded:
- a CDS encoding tripartite tricarboxylate transporter TctB family protein, yielding MLASINRKLGLLIFIVAAVYLYLSFQLPNYEYAPIDADVIPKGLGILLLVLSVFLFFSRVVETDAEKAKRNIPKKELGVIAAVFAMIFLYILLFETIGFIITTSLFIFFCSWFLGYRAWKTNIMVSLLFPIVMYAIFVYALGIVLPRGILPF